A genomic window from Vitis riparia cultivar Riparia Gloire de Montpellier isolate 1030 chromosome 18, EGFV_Vit.rip_1.0, whole genome shotgun sequence includes:
- the LOC117907735 gene encoding ethylene-responsive transcription factor ERF022-like, with protein sequence MKNRADPHAPIPSYRGVRKRKWGKWVSEIREPGKKTRIWLGSYEAPEMAAAAYDVAALHLKGHRAELNFPELAPSFPRPTSFSPEDVQFAAAQAALHIKSIASGDVSARSPSRVGMSSVPTRVGLSASEIREINEWPMDSPRMWMMELREEPLVLSDEMFELSEWEEVENQYSIWDL encoded by the coding sequence atgaaaaatcgagcCGATCCTCATGCGCCGATACCGTCGTACCGGGGCGTCCGGAAACGGAAATGGGGGAAATGGGTGTCGGAAATCCGCGAGCCGGGGAAGAAGACCCGCATTTGGCTCGGCAGCTACGAGGCCCCCGAGATGGCGGCGGCGGCCTACGACGTGGCCGCGCTCCACCTCAAGGGGCACAGGGCGGAGCTCAATTTCCCCGAGCTGGCGCCGAGCTTCCCGCGGCCGACTAGCTTCAGTCCCGAGGACGTGCAGTTCGCGGCGGCGCAGGCGGCATTGCATATAAAAAGCATAGCGTCGGGGGACGTATCGGCGAGGTCGCCGTCCAGGGTGGGTATGAGCTCGGTTCCGACTCGGGTTGGGTTGTCAGCGAGTGAGATTCGGGAGATTAACGAGTGGCCGATGGACTCGCCCAGGATGTGGATGATGGAGTTGAGAGAGGAGCCTCTGGTCTTGAGTGATGAGATGTTTGAACTCAGTGAGTGGGAAGAAGTGGAAAATCAGTATTCAATTTGGGATTTAtag
- the LOC117906146 gene encoding protein WVD2-like 7 isoform X1: protein MATYTDHQQAYCDNWGCSDLPSEHEDPQGISISEILNHGSISFGRYAAEPLAWEKWSVFSHNRCQEELEKFKAPGLVAQKKAYFEEYYRRIRALKAAEAEAQKQETTHHPEPYQDDLTATTSAEDSINDTGSKEEEQTSVVTQIQFSDTETTFPNLSGDSIENKSEVAEQQRSYISSSNGEASVGYEADVSYSALDLAHSPEVASQEPVPQSDSSSEAAQQNGLVSDMGTVNLSSSKREDHAPVLKPKGTVASARNKAKLDCRTRNNVQKPSEKLKPSSQKKVAGNAGGKLQASRKTTPKPAGNMRPNSVSSHRPPPTKVPTGATVLHSSIARDKPVPSPSTIRSVQTMISLNPKVLPEKLTSRLPVNTLSRSAVQSTPKEITIKDGMRNVATENRSVRGGVARKSLDLTGCNMTPKGGQSEKLRPKAMSTTLPARNKSNQNSGIEFLHRSYNRGHQKEVMPNPILPLQGKDQTNAGQRRYPKPALSSAPSIHKPPSPRPRKITPLQSAELMRNQREPRPKTPCWR from the exons ATGGCAACTTACACTGATCATCAGCAAGCTTACTGTGACAACTGGGGCTGCTCTGATCTGCCATCTGAACACGAAGACCCTCAG GGTATTTCCATCTCTGAAATTCTGAATCATGGCTCCATATCGTTTGGAAGATATGCTGCTGAGCCACTTGCATGGGAGAAATGGTCGGTTTTCTCTCACAATAGATGTCAAGAGGAGCTGGAGAAGTTCAAGGCCCCTGGTCTAGTTGCTCAAAAGAAGGCATACTTTGAGGAATATTACAGAAGGATTAGGGCTCTGAAGGCAGCAGAAGCTGAGGCACAGAAGCAAGAGACCACCCACCACCCTGAACCTTATCAAGATGACCTGACTGCTACCACAAGTGCTGAAGACAGTATCAACGATACTGGgtcaaaagaagaagagcaaacTAGTGTTGTTACTCAAATTCAATTCTCAGATACTGAAACCACCTTTCCGAACTTGTCTGGAGACAGCATTGAGAATAAATCAGAAGTTGCTGAGCAACAAAGAAGTTATATTTCAAGCTCTAATGGCGAAGCCAGTGTGGGATACGAAGCTGATGTCTCCTATTCTGCTCTTGATCTGGCACATTCTCCAGAAGTGGCCTCCCAAGAGCCTGTTCCACAGAGCGATAGTAGCTCAGAAGCTGCCCAGCAAAACGGCCTTGTTTCTGACATGGGCACGGTCAATCTCAGTTCCAGCAAGCGGGAAGATCATGCACCTGTTTTGAAGCCTAAG GGCACTGTGGCTTCAGCTAGAAATAAAGCAAAGTTGGACTGCAGAACTAGGAACAATGTGCAGAAACCGTCCGAGAAGCTAAAGCCATCTTCTCAGAAGAAAGTTGCTGGAAATGCAGGTGGCAAACTCCAAGCGAGCAGAAAAACTACTCCTAAGCCTGCAGGAAACATGAGACCAAACTCTGTTTCTTCACATAGACCACCACCTACTAAAGTACCCACCGGAGCCACAGTTTTGCACTCATCCATTGCAAGGGATAAGCCAGTGCCATCTCCTTCCACTATTAGATCTGTTCAAACAATGATAAGTTTAAACCCAAAAGTCTTGCCAGAGAAGTTAACATCAAGGTTGCCAGTTAATACACTGAGCCGTTCGGCTGTTCAG aGCACACCAAAGGAGATCACCATTAAAGATGGCATGAGAAATGTAGCTACAGAGAACAGGTCTGTCAGGGGTGGAGTTGCTAGGAAGTCTTTAGATTTGACTGGCTGCAACATGACGCCAAAGGGAGGACAATCTGAGAAGCTAAGGCCAAAAGCCAT GTCTACAACCCTTCCTGCCCggaataaatcaaatcaaaacagTGGAATTGAGTTTTTGCACAGGAGCTACAATAGAGGACACCAAAAAGAGGTTATGCCTAACCCCATTCTTCCACTACAG GGAAAAGATCAAACTAATGCAGGTCAGCGAAGATATCCAAAGCCAGCCTTATCTAGTGCTCCTAGCATTCATAAGCCTCCAAGTCCAAGACCTAGGAAG ATTACACCATTGCAGTCAGCTGAGCTGATGCGGAATCAAAGGGAACCCAG ACCCAAGACACCATGTTGGCGATGA
- the LOC117906146 gene encoding protein WVD2-like 7 isoform X2: MATYTDHQQAYCDNWGCSDLPSEHEDPQGISISEILNHGSISFGRYAAEPLAWEKWSVFSHNRCQEELEKFKAPGLVAQKKAYFEEYYRRIRALKAAEAEAQKQETTHHPEPYQDDLTATTSAEDSINDTGSKEEEQTSVVTQIQFSDTETTFPNLSGDSIENKSEVAEQQRSYISSSNGEASVGYEADVSYSALDLAHSPEVASQEPVPQSDSSSEAAQQNGLVSDMGTVNLSSSKREDHAPVLKPKGTVASARNKAKLDCRTRNNVQKPSEKLKPSSQKKVAGNAGGKLQASRKTTPKPAGNMRPNSVSSHRPPPTKVPTGATVLHSSIARDKPVPSPSTIRSVQTMISLNPKVLPEKLTSRLPVNTLSRSAVQSTPKEITIKDGMRNVATENRSVRGGVARKSLDLTGCNMTPKGGQSEKLRPKAMSTTLPARNKSNQNSGIEFLHRSYNRGHQKEGKDQTNAGQRRYPKPALSSAPSIHKPPSPRPRKITPLQSAELMRNQREPRPKTPCWR, from the exons ATGGCAACTTACACTGATCATCAGCAAGCTTACTGTGACAACTGGGGCTGCTCTGATCTGCCATCTGAACACGAAGACCCTCAG GGTATTTCCATCTCTGAAATTCTGAATCATGGCTCCATATCGTTTGGAAGATATGCTGCTGAGCCACTTGCATGGGAGAAATGGTCGGTTTTCTCTCACAATAGATGTCAAGAGGAGCTGGAGAAGTTCAAGGCCCCTGGTCTAGTTGCTCAAAAGAAGGCATACTTTGAGGAATATTACAGAAGGATTAGGGCTCTGAAGGCAGCAGAAGCTGAGGCACAGAAGCAAGAGACCACCCACCACCCTGAACCTTATCAAGATGACCTGACTGCTACCACAAGTGCTGAAGACAGTATCAACGATACTGGgtcaaaagaagaagagcaaacTAGTGTTGTTACTCAAATTCAATTCTCAGATACTGAAACCACCTTTCCGAACTTGTCTGGAGACAGCATTGAGAATAAATCAGAAGTTGCTGAGCAACAAAGAAGTTATATTTCAAGCTCTAATGGCGAAGCCAGTGTGGGATACGAAGCTGATGTCTCCTATTCTGCTCTTGATCTGGCACATTCTCCAGAAGTGGCCTCCCAAGAGCCTGTTCCACAGAGCGATAGTAGCTCAGAAGCTGCCCAGCAAAACGGCCTTGTTTCTGACATGGGCACGGTCAATCTCAGTTCCAGCAAGCGGGAAGATCATGCACCTGTTTTGAAGCCTAAG GGCACTGTGGCTTCAGCTAGAAATAAAGCAAAGTTGGACTGCAGAACTAGGAACAATGTGCAGAAACCGTCCGAGAAGCTAAAGCCATCTTCTCAGAAGAAAGTTGCTGGAAATGCAGGTGGCAAACTCCAAGCGAGCAGAAAAACTACTCCTAAGCCTGCAGGAAACATGAGACCAAACTCTGTTTCTTCACATAGACCACCACCTACTAAAGTACCCACCGGAGCCACAGTTTTGCACTCATCCATTGCAAGGGATAAGCCAGTGCCATCTCCTTCCACTATTAGATCTGTTCAAACAATGATAAGTTTAAACCCAAAAGTCTTGCCAGAGAAGTTAACATCAAGGTTGCCAGTTAATACACTGAGCCGTTCGGCTGTTCAG aGCACACCAAAGGAGATCACCATTAAAGATGGCATGAGAAATGTAGCTACAGAGAACAGGTCTGTCAGGGGTGGAGTTGCTAGGAAGTCTTTAGATTTGACTGGCTGCAACATGACGCCAAAGGGAGGACAATCTGAGAAGCTAAGGCCAAAAGCCAT GTCTACAACCCTTCCTGCCCggaataaatcaaatcaaaacagTGGAATTGAGTTTTTGCACAGGAGCTACAATAGAGGACACCAAAAAGAG GGAAAAGATCAAACTAATGCAGGTCAGCGAAGATATCCAAAGCCAGCCTTATCTAGTGCTCCTAGCATTCATAAGCCTCCAAGTCCAAGACCTAGGAAG ATTACACCATTGCAGTCAGCTGAGCTGATGCGGAATCAAAGGGAACCCAG ACCCAAGACACCATGTTGGCGATGA
- the LOC117906147 gene encoding cytochrome c, whose product MASFDEAPPGNPAAGEKIFKTKCAQCHTVDKGAGHKQGPNLNGLFGRQSGTTPGYSYSAANKNMAVIWEEKTLYDYLLNPKKYIPGTKMVFPGLKKPQDRADLIAYLKQATA is encoded by the exons ATGGCGTCGTTTGATGAAGCACCTCCTGGCAATCCCGCTGCTGGAGAGAAGATCTTCAAGACCAAGTGCGCTCAGTGCCACACCGTCGACAAAGGCGCTGGTCACAAGCAAG GACCCAATCTGAATGGCCTTTTCGGTAGGCAGTCTGGCACAACTCCCGGTTACTCATACTCTGCTGCTAACAAGAACATGGCTGTTATTTGGGAGGAAAAGACATTGTATGACTACTTGCTGAACCCAAAGAAG TACATTCCTGGAACAAAGATGGTGTTCCCTGGACTAAAGAAGCCTCAGGATCGGGCCGACTTGATTGCATATTTGAAGCAAGCCACTGCTTAA